In Armatimonadota bacterium, the following proteins share a genomic window:
- a CDS encoding hydrolase — MGSLPFELVAVDLDGTLADEHNRCSPVDLRAMHAVTEQGAYVVIASGRMHAATERFWHEARLNAPILSYNGAMIKHPRDGFIWFHLTVPAPFADEIVDFCEAHSYHLNYYLNDHLYVKEETRWSQLYHQRTGSVIEPVGSLTRFRGHSPTKLILIDTPETTDKLREMFHDRFGERLNIIKSNDEYLEFMHPGANKARTLQRLAYQLGVPRERVLAIGDGNNDIPMMQWAGYAVAMGNAKPAVKELAHQIAPPIEQNGLAVALVDIFKLDAKEVFGS, encoded by the coding sequence ATGGGTTCCCTTCCCTTTGAACTGGTAGCGGTAGACCTGGACGGCACATTAGCGGACGAGCATAACCGCTGTTCTCCGGTAGATCTGCGGGCGATGCACGCGGTGACTGAACAAGGAGCATACGTGGTCATCGCCTCCGGCAGGATGCACGCTGCCACCGAACGCTTCTGGCACGAGGCACGGCTCAACGCGCCTATCCTCTCCTACAACGGCGCAATGATCAAACACCCGCGCGATGGCTTCATCTGGTTCCATCTGACCGTGCCCGCTCCTTTTGCGGACGAGATAGTAGACTTTTGCGAAGCACACAGCTACCACCTGAACTATTATCTGAACGACCACCTCTACGTGAAGGAAGAAACCCGCTGGTCTCAGCTGTACCACCAGCGCACGGGGTCGGTCATCGAACCGGTGGGCAGTCTCACGCGCTTCCGGGGGCACTCCCCTACCAAACTCATCCTGATTGACACCCCTGAAACCACCGACAAGCTTAGGGAGATGTTTCACGACCGCTTCGGCGAGCGGCTGAATATCATCAAGAGCAACGACGAGTACCTAGAGTTTATGCACCCGGGCGCGAACAAGGCGCGTACCCTGCAGCGGCTGGCGTATCAGCTGGGCGTGCCGCGTGAGCGCGTGCTGGCTATCGGCGACGGCAATAACGACATCCCCATGATGCAATGGGCGGGCTACGCGGTGGCAATGGGCAACGCCAAACCAGCCGTCAAGGAGCTGGCGCACCAGATTGCTCCGCCAATCGAGCAAAACGGTCTGGCGGTCGCACTCGTCGATATTTTCAAACTGGATGCAAAGGAGGTCTTCGGCTCTTGA
- a CDS encoding glycosyl transferase, with amino-acid sequence MRRVFAVVPARNEAATVAETVRALIALPAEVVVVADACTDDTAKRAREAGAIVLERSGRGDKASALAKGLRWVREQQPSDNDVILLVDADVGASASEAAHLLGVVACDEADMAIGVLPPAGRYGGFGLVARFARWVLLRQTGRRFRAPLSGQRAIRWQPLRQLDALAGGFGIEVGMTVDLVRLGARVQEVDVHMTHRYTGRSWRGFLHRSRQGWHVLLASVGRRQVKLWTDN; translated from the coding sequence ATGAGGCGCGTCTTCGCGGTGGTGCCCGCGAGGAACGAGGCAGCGACGGTGGCGGAGACGGTGCGTGCGTTGATCGCACTACCTGCTGAGGTGGTGGTGGTCGCCGACGCCTGCACGGACGATACCGCTAAACGCGCCCGCGAGGCTGGAGCAATAGTGCTGGAGCGCAGTGGGCGAGGGGACAAAGCAAGCGCGCTGGCAAAGGGTTTGCGCTGGGTACGAGAGCAACAACCATCCGATAACGACGTGATACTGCTGGTGGACGCCGACGTAGGAGCCAGCGCGAGCGAAGCGGCGCACCTGCTGGGGGTGGTTGCCTGCGACGAAGCAGATATGGCTATCGGCGTGCTACCGCCTGCGGGGCGATATGGCGGTTTTGGGCTGGTAGCCCGGTTCGCGCGGTGGGTGCTGTTACGCCAGACGGGCAGGCGATTCCGTGCCCCTCTGAGCGGTCAGCGAGCCATACGGTGGCAACCGCTTCGGCAGCTGGACGCACTGGCGGGCGGTTTTGGGATAGAAGTGGGTATGACTGTGGATTTGGTGCGTCTGGGGGCACGAGTGCAAGAAGTGGACGTACATATGACGCACCGCTACACGGGCAGAAGCTGGCGGGGCTTCCTGCATAGGTCAAGGCAGGGCTGGCATGTGTTGCTCGCCAGTGTGGGGCGGAGGCAGGTGAAACTATGGACGGACAACTGA
- a CDS encoding glycosyl transferase, whose protein sequence is MDGQLIALVLFVTSPFVVLLGGIAFFPKLCRRWSWLKPNYRGAMIPCSYGAIWWAFCSVLYAELAWMADEEVRPLCLAFLVSAFGFGLLGLVDDLWGGAEVKGLRGHLRALRGGRVTTGLLKAVGGLAVGLFTASLLQTGWVILTGGLIVALMANMMNLLDMRPGRAVSVFLALSVVTVVYLLRTEQALTAAMLGFLMAAAVLLRRRDAAGEAMMGDVGSNLLGGVLGVSLVAGVPLWTQAVVLALLIALHIIAERVSLSQWIENTPWAQKLDRMTGVR, encoded by the coding sequence ATGGACGGACAACTGATAGCGCTTGTGCTGTTTGTCACCTCTCCGTTTGTGGTACTGCTGGGTGGCATTGCCTTCTTCCCCAAACTGTGTCGTCGCTGGAGCTGGCTGAAACCAAACTATCGCGGGGCGATGATACCCTGCAGCTACGGGGCTATCTGGTGGGCTTTTTGCAGCGTGTTGTATGCGGAACTGGCATGGATGGCGGATGAGGAGGTGCGTCCGCTCTGTCTGGCTTTTCTAGTGTCGGCGTTCGGCTTCGGCTTGCTGGGGTTGGTAGACGACCTGTGGGGTGGTGCAGAGGTCAAGGGTTTGCGAGGACACCTGCGCGCCCTGCGAGGGGGCAGAGTGACTACAGGCTTGCTAAAAGCTGTGGGCGGGCTGGCAGTGGGGCTGTTCACCGCCTCGCTACTGCAGACGGGATGGGTGATATTGACCGGCGGCTTGATCGTTGCACTGATGGCAAACATGATGAATCTGCTGGACATGCGTCCGGGCAGGGCGGTATCGGTGTTTTTGGCGTTATCGGTAGTTACGGTGGTCTACCTGTTGCGCACCGAGCAGGCGTTGACTGCGGCGATGCTGGGCTTCCTGATGGCAGCAGCGGTGCTGTTGCGTCGGCGCGATGCAGCGGGCGAGGCGATGATGGGCGATGTGGGTTCTAACCTGCTCGGTGGGGTGCTAGGTGTGTCGCTGGTGGCGGGTGTACCGCTGTGGACGCAGGCGGTGGTGCTGGCGTTGCTGATAGCGCTGCATATCATTGCGGAGCGAGTCTCGCTCAGCCAATGGATAGAAAACACCCCCTGGGCGCAAAAGCTGGACCGGATGACGGGAGTAAGGTAG
- a CDS encoding LacI family transcriptional regulator yields the protein MPEGTPTIKDVAERAGVSVTTVTNVLHGRGGRFSEETRERVLQAVEELGYRPNQIARSLVRRRSHTLGVVVEHFRGALLGNPYYSTLLDGILAEAVQSGYQIKIIALERPDPTHARMNTEDGSIDGAILAAPLHQSPLLQWVEDCNIPRVVAGSSPRDLRAACVDVDDEGSVYAAVKWLVEIGHRRIAFIAGPVNYWSARQREQGYLRALHDAGITPTPHWIRRGNYSTLSGRQAMDLLLQVRPAFSAVVCCNDWMALGALEVLRRKGLLVPDDISVLGFDDVEAAAVASPPLTTIRQPVREIGITAARLLIQQIESGKPSTEHVIFPGELVQRDSVVPCSPEPPDSIKQQQRTRPRRRRYSL from the coding sequence ATGCCTGAAGGGACCCCAACCATCAAAGACGTCGCCGAACGGGCGGGTGTGTCGGTAACCACCGTAACCAACGTGCTGCACGGGCGAGGTGGTCGCTTCTCGGAGGAGACCAGAGAGCGCGTGCTGCAGGCGGTGGAAGAGCTGGGCTACCGTCCCAACCAGATTGCACGCAGCCTGGTGCGCCGACGCAGTCACACACTGGGTGTGGTGGTGGAACATTTTCGTGGCGCGCTATTAGGTAACCCGTACTACTCTACTTTACTGGATGGCATTCTTGCCGAAGCAGTGCAGTCGGGTTACCAGATAAAGATCATCGCGCTGGAACGCCCTGACCCAACCCATGCACGTATGAACACGGAGGACGGCTCTATCGACGGCGCGATTCTAGCTGCGCCTCTGCATCAAAGCCCTCTGTTACAGTGGGTAGAGGACTGCAATATTCCCCGCGTGGTGGCAGGTAGCAGCCCGCGCGACCTGCGCGCCGCCTGCGTGGATGTAGATGACGAGGGATCTGTGTACGCCGCCGTCAAGTGGCTGGTAGAGATCGGACACCGACGCATCGCCTTCATCGCCGGTCCGGTCAACTACTGGAGCGCGAGGCAGCGCGAACAGGGCTACCTGCGCGCTCTGCACGATGCGGGTATCACCCCCACCCCACACTGGATACGGCGAGGTAACTACAGCACCCTTTCTGGAAGACAGGCGATGGATCTGTTGCTGCAGGTGCGTCCAGCGTTCTCGGCGGTGGTATGCTGCAACGACTGGATGGCTCTGGGTGCGCTGGAAGTGCTTCGTCGTAAGGGATTACTGGTACCCGATGATATATCGGTGTTGGGCTTTGACGATGTAGAGGCGGCGGCAGTCGCTTCTCCGCCCCTGACTACCATCCGGCAGCCAGTGCGCGAAATCGGCATTACCGCCGCCCGACTGCTGATTCAACAGATCGAGAGCGGCAAACCGTCTACCGAGCATGTGATATTCCCGGGCGAGCTGGTGCAGCGAGACAGTGTAGTCCCCTGTTCACCTGAACCGCCCGACAGCATAAAGCAACAACAGCGCACACGCCCGCGGCGCAGGCGCTACTCACTCTGA
- a CDS encoding thiamin pyrophosphokinase encodes MSRATTHIQRSIPSTQGAARFDRRTKRLVQRLHAGDIAIIDHPDLDAVAAEALVARQVAAVVNLAPFITGRYPNSGPNILLRAGIPMYECHDSRLVEVLQEGDAVTITDDTLCLSRLPNICFPLERLDEGRVQQLLILAQQRLKSELRAFAQNTLEYLQEESDALLDVLDVPEISTPIAGRHAVVVVRGERFKQDLIAIRNYLRDVRPVLIGVDGGADALIEMGFKPHIIVGDMDSVSDRALRCGAELVVHQYTSAERVSPGLERVQRLGLPYTVWRAPGTSEDIAMLLAYEKGAQLIVAVGTHFSLLEFLEKGRQGMSSTFLTRLRVGDKLVDAKGVSRLYPQRFAWREFGWLFVAAMMPVVVAFLLSPVGRDLVRLLYVWLRLRLRF; translated from the coding sequence GTGTCACGCGCCACCACCCACATACAACGCTCCATCCCGAGCACTCAGGGTGCTGCTCGCTTTGACCGGCGAACGAAGCGACTGGTGCAGCGGCTGCACGCGGGCGATATCGCCATTATTGATCATCCTGACTTAGACGCAGTGGCAGCGGAGGCGCTGGTAGCACGACAGGTAGCGGCGGTGGTTAATCTCGCTCCTTTCATCACGGGGCGATATCCCAACTCAGGACCGAATATCCTGTTGCGTGCCGGTATCCCCATGTACGAATGTCATGACTCCCGTCTGGTGGAGGTGTTACAGGAGGGGGACGCAGTTACTATCACTGATGATACGCTATGCCTGAGCCGCTTACCCAATATTTGCTTCCCACTGGAACGCCTGGACGAAGGGCGCGTGCAGCAGCTACTGATACTGGCTCAGCAGAGGTTGAAAAGCGAATTGCGCGCTTTCGCACAGAACACGCTGGAGTACTTGCAAGAGGAAAGCGACGCCTTGCTGGACGTGCTGGATGTCCCGGAAATCAGCACACCGATAGCCGGACGCCATGCGGTGGTGGTGGTGCGCGGCGAGCGGTTCAAACAAGACCTTATCGCTATTCGCAACTACCTGCGCGATGTGCGCCCCGTCCTGATCGGAGTGGATGGAGGGGCGGATGCTCTGATAGAGATGGGATTCAAACCCCACATCATCGTGGGCGATATGGACAGCGTGAGCGACAGGGCGTTGCGGTGCGGTGCAGAGTTGGTGGTGCATCAATACACGAGCGCAGAGCGCGTCTCGCCCGGTCTGGAGCGAGTACAGCGGCTGGGGCTACCGTACACAGTGTGGCGTGCGCCCGGTACCAGCGAGGATATCGCCATGTTGCTGGCGTACGAAAAGGGCGCGCAGCTCATTGTGGCAGTCGGCACGCACTTTAGCCTGCTGGAGTTTCTGGAGAAAGGGCGACAGGGAATGTCCAGCACCTTTTTGACGCGCCTGCGCGTGGGTGATAAGCTGGTGGACGCCAAAGGGGTTAGCCGTTTGTATCCTCAGCGGTTTGCCTGGCGTGAGTTCGGCTGGTTGTTCGTGGCAGCGATGATGCCCGTGGTGGTGGCGTTTTTGTTGTCGCCGGTAGGGCGCGACCTCGTTCGCCTATTGTATGTGTGGCTACGTTTACGTCTGCGCTTTTAG